GCGGGCGCGGAAGCCGGAGCCGCGAAAGCCGCCTGCACTTGCTGGCCGTCCGGCGTGAGCCGGTCGTAGATCGTCTTTTCGCCGTTGGGGAACTGCTTTCCGCCGGGGTTTTCCGGCGCGGCCTTCAGCGGCCGATTATCTGCACGGATGACGCCGGCCTCATCCACCGGACCGCTCATAGACTTGTAAAGATACGCTCCGCCGCCGCCGACCGTGATCGCACCGACAAGCGCGGCCGCGACAAAGAGCTTGCGGCTGCGTTTGCGCTGGGGCCCGAGATCCTGTTCGAGTTCGTCCTCGTCTGCGAAGAAATCCTCGTCGAGTTCGTCCGCGTGAGGATTATGACGGCTGAGGTCGTCGCCATGCGGAGCCGCGTCGTCGGCCCATCCGCCCTGAGCGGGAAAGCGCGCGCCGTAATCATCCTGCGGGGCGTAGGCGTTTTGAGCGAAGCCCTGAGGTTGCTGGGGAGCGTAGCCACGATCGACCGGAGCGCTCTGCTGCGGCAGCTGCGGAGCATAGCCGCGGTCGACCGGAGCTTTCGGCGGTTGCACTGCGTAGCCGCGATCCGGCTGCGACGAGAAACCGCGATCCGGCTGGGGGCTCCGAGGCGGCAAGGGCGGCTGCGCTTGCGGCTGTTCCTCGGGCAAATAAAAGCGTGACGCCTGCCTTTCCTGCGAAGCGAAACCCTGATCGTAGTCGTCGAGCGGCGAGCGGACCTCGCGCTGGTAATAGGCCGCATCATCCTGACGCGCGGCCGGGGCCTGCGGTGCGGGCGGAGCCTGACGAACCGGCAGATTCGCGTAAGGATCCTGCTGACGCTGCACGGGCTGCTCGTAAAGGTCGTCTTGATACGAGGGCCCTTTCGCCGGGAAAGGGGGGATATCGAACTGCGGGGTATCCCTCACGAAAAGATCGTCGCTGGAATCCCTGCGATAGTCGATCGGGCCGGGCTCCGGCGCGTAGGGCGAGGGCGGCGGCACATAGCTCGCGGGACCCTGATCGGAGAACCGGGGCGGCTCGCTCCGCGACGGGAACGGCGGCTGGACGGGAGGCTGCGGAACCTGACGCGGCTGCTCGTAAGCGTGGCGGCTGAAATTGGAAAAGGCCGGACGCTGCGGCTCGCGACCGCGCTGCTCGGGATACCCGACGGAAGCCGGATCGCGCGAAGACGATTGCTCCCATCTCTCGTCGCGTTCCTGTGCGGGGTTTCGCCTTTCTCCCTCGACAGGACTCCGTCCGCGCCGCGATGCCGAATCGTCATTCGTAGACATCGAACGATTGTCCTCCATATTCGCTATTCACGGACCGGGGCAGGACTAACGCATTTCTGAAATTGCTTCTACACCGAGCAACTTCAAAGAAGAGCGCAATACTAGCGCGGTCCCTGTTATAAGCGCCATGCGCGCCATTGTAATGTCCGAGCTTGCGGGAACCATGAAACGCAAATGTGGCAGTTCTTTGCCTCGCGCCCAGAGACTATGGAATAACGCAGCAATTTCATGCGCATAGAATGCCACGCGGTGAGGTTCATGGGCTTGCGCGGCCTGCTCAACAAGCCGTGGATATTCCGCGAGCTTCTTCACGAGCGCAACCTCTGCATCGTCGACAAGCAGCGAAAAGTCCGCCTTGGCAAGCGAATCGGTCGAAAGGTCCATATCCGGGAAGCCCTCATGCGCCTTGCCGAGAACCGATGAGGCGCGCGCATGGGCATATTGCACATAGAACACCGGATTATCGTTCGACTGTTCGAGCACCTTCTCGAAGTCGAAGTCCAGCGTCGCATCGTTCTTGCGCGTGAGCATGATGAACCGCACCGGCCCCGCGCCGACCTCGTCCACCACCTCGCGCAGCGTCACGAACGAGCCGGCGCGCTTCGACATCTTCACCGGCTCCCCGCCGCGAAACAGACGCACGAGCTGGCAAATCTTGACGTCGACCTGCGCCTCGCCGCCCGACAGCGCCTTCACCGCCGCCGTGAGGCGCTTGATGTAGCCGCCGTGATCCGCGCCAAGCACGTTGATGAGCGTCCTGAAGCCACGCTCGATCTTCGTCTTGTGGTAGGCCATGTCGGCTGCGAAATAGGTATAGGAGCCGTCCGACTTCTTCAGCGCGCGGTCAACGTCGTCGCCGAAATCGGTCGCGCGGAACAACGTCTGCTCGCGGTCTTCCCAATCGTCAGGCAGCTTGCCCTTGGGCGGCGCGAGGCGGCCTTCGTAGATGAGGCCCTTTGCACGCAGAAACTCGATGGTCTCGGCGATCTTGTCATCGCCGTCCGCGGTGAGCGACCGCTCCGAGAAAAAAACCTCGTGCGCGATGCCGAGCGAGGCGAGATCGTCGCGGATCATGTCGAGCATCGCCGCGATGGTGCGCTCGCGCACCTTCGGCAGCCATTCGGCCTCATCGCCCTTGAGCGTGTCGCCGAACTCCCTGACGAGTGCGGCGCCGACGGGCTTCAGGTAATCGCCGGGATAAAGGCCCGCCGGGATTTCGCCTATGTCTTCGCCGAGCGCCTCGCGATAGCGCAGATGCGCTGACCGGGCGAGAACGTCGACCTGCGCGCCCGCGTCGTTGATGTAATATTCGCGCGTCGGCTTGAAGCCCGCGAAGTCGAGAAGGCTCGCCAGCGCATCGCCGAACACAGCGCCGCGCGTATGACCGACGTGCATCGGGCCGGTCGGATTTGCGGAAACGTACTCCACATTGACGGGCTGGCCCGCTCCGAGCGTGCCGCGTCCGTAATCCGGCCCTTGCGTGAGCACCGCGCGCAGCACGTCGCCCCATATCGCCGGTTTCAGCGTGAGGTTGATGAAGCCGGGCCCGGCGATATCGACTCTCTCGATGTCCGGGTCGCGGGCGAGCTTCGCGGCGATGACTTCCGCGAGCGCCTTCGGGTTCTGTCGGGCGGGCTTCGCCAGCACCATCGCCGCGTTGGTCGCGAGGTCGCCATGGGTCGCCTGACGCGGCGGCTCGACCACGAAACTGTCGAGCTTCGCATCCTCGGGGAGCGCGCCTTCGGCCTGCATCTCGCGCAGGATGCCGCGAATTCGCGTTTCGAAATTCAGGAAAATGTTCATGCCTTCTCATAGGCGAAATGGCGCATGCCGCGCAATCCCGTCGCCTCGAAAAGCAGCCCCCTCAAGCAAAGAAAAACAAGACGCGAAGAAAAAGTGCGCGCGGCCCCGGCAAGGCATCCGCTTGTCACGAACCTCAATCCAGACTTCCTGGTTTACCAGCATTGGTCGCCGTACGTGCGGCAGTCCCCTGCCCCAACATCGCAGCGTTCATACTTGAACGCGCGAGACTCGCGCAGTCCAGCTCGGGTTCCTCCTTGAAAGGCAGGCTTTTCACAGTCGCGACACAGTAACTGCCGTACGGGACGAGGGCCCTGCCGCCGCTCGCCTCGAACGCAGCAAAGCCTCGGGCTCGGGCGCGAGGCTTACCGGAAACGCGCGGGCGGCTGCGGATTGTTCGCCGGGTTCGAGTCGTGCTTCGTCACGCGGGTCAGCACGCCCCCCTCCACGAGCGGCAGCAGATCCGCTTCGAGCGCGTCGGCAACCTCCTTTTCATAAACCTCGTCGCCGTTCACGTGCAGCGTGCACAATTTCGCAAATTTCTCGCGTTTGGCGGGATCGTCCAGCGCGGCCTTCGTCCAGGCATAGAGCGGATAGCGCTCCACGCCCTGCTGTTCCGCCTCGCTGACATAGCCGGAGAAGGCATCGTAAACGGTTATCGCTGCGGCGTGATGCTTGTGAAGGACCTCGGTCAAGAGCTGCAACACGCTGTTTTGCGGATCGACGTTGAGGAGGCTGGCGGCCTGATCGCTGAGCCCGACGCGAATTTGATAAAGCCATTCTTCGGCCACGGGATGTCCTCCTCGGTTTCCCATTCCGTCATCCTATAACGGAAGCAGACACAAAAGCAGATTTTCAGTTCGCGTTCTTAGCCGTGAATTTACGGATTACGACAAACAATTTCGCGAGGAAGTCGTGAGAGGCGGAGAAATGGATCGGCGAAGCTTTGCGTTGGCGCTCTTCCTTGTTGTGGCAGGGCTTACGCCGGTGCCCGCGCGCGCCGATCTCCCGGACGGTTTCGTTTATCTTCGCGATGTCGCGCCCGATATCGAGCAGGACATGCGCTATGCTGGGCTGAACAATTTCACAGGCGCCCCTGTCCCCGGTTACGAGGCGGGCGAATGCGTGCTGCGGCGCGACGCCGCCGAAGCGCTGAAGCGGGCCCAGCGCTCGGCTCAGGCGCTTGGCCTCTCGCTCAAGGTGTTCGATTGCTATCGCCCGGAACGCGCGGTGAGGGCATTCGGGGCCTGGGCGCGAGCGCGGGAAGACGGGCGCACAAAGAGCCAGTATCCGCATCTGTCGAAAGACGCGCTCGTGCCGCATTACATCGCTTCGCAGTCCTCGCATTCGACGGGGCTTGCGGTGGATCTCACCCTTGTGCGGCAGGGCGCGGGCGACCGCCCGCCGCTTGTGCGCGACACCTGTACCGCGCCACCCCATGCGCCAGCAGCCCAGGCTGATGATTCGAAAGACAAGCTCGGGAATACTGCAAATGCTGTGGCGCTCGGGAAACTGGGGCCGGGCGAGCTTGACATGGGCACGTCGTTCGACTGCTTCGACCGCGCGTCCAACACGGCCTTTCCCGGCCTGACGCCGGAGCAGCGGCGGTCACGGGATCTCCTCGTCACGTTGATGGAGCGCGCGGGCTTCACGAACTATCCCGCGGAGTGGTGGCATTTCAGCCTCGCCCGCGCAGCGAACCGCCGAAGCCACGATTTTCCGATCACGTCCCGCCCGCAGCAATAGACGGCAGCGGTTCGCTTCCCCGGCGCTCGGTGCAAGCGCAGCGTCTCAAGGCCGCGCGCGCTTTTCGAACCGGTCGGCGGCGGCCCAGCACAAAAGCGCCCAGCTCGCGCCCGCACACCATCCGGCGAGCACGTCCGACGGCCAGTGCATCCCGAGATAGACGCGGCTGACGCCGACCAGAAACATCAGCGCGACTGCGACGGCAAAGACAAAAGCTCTTCCAAGCGCATCGGGCCGCGCGC
The Rhodomicrobium lacus DNA segment above includes these coding regions:
- a CDS encoding SPOR domain-containing protein yields the protein MSTNDDSASRRGRSPVEGERRNPAQERDERWEQSSSRDPASVGYPEQRGREPQRPAFSNFSRHAYEQPRQVPQPPVQPPFPSRSEPPRFSDQGPASYVPPPSPYAPEPGPIDYRRDSSDDLFVRDTPQFDIPPFPAKGPSYQDDLYEQPVQRQQDPYANLPVRQAPPAPQAPAARQDDAAYYQREVRSPLDDYDQGFASQERQASRFYLPEEQPQAQPPLPPRSPQPDRGFSSQPDRGYAVQPPKAPVDRGYAPQLPQQSAPVDRGYAPQQPQGFAQNAYAPQDDYGARFPAQGGWADDAAPHGDDLSRHNPHADELDEDFFADEDELEQDLGPQRKRSRKLFVAAALVGAITVGGGGAYLYKSMSGPVDEAGVIRADNRPLKAAPENPGGKQFPNGEKTIYDRLTPDGQQVQAAFAAPASAPAPQSYASASAASGGQPNSLEDRIDEALRKAQRTGDAPQPSGPVARGPDLPTVVRSEVYRPDGTRVDTNRAPAPSIASAANGELPPPFGNGPSTFPATQAVPSPAPAVQPFRTGAVPSAPAPVTRSASLTPAEPATAYATPAPAGSFWVSLKSAPDEKAIQRDIPILTDKYKGALGAVPVQAKIADLGSKGVTFRAVAGPLGTRQEALDLCQRIKGVGGDKACFVTN
- the argS gene encoding arginine--tRNA ligase — translated: MNIFLNFETRIRGILREMQAEGALPEDAKLDSFVVEPPRQATHGDLATNAAMVLAKPARQNPKALAEVIAAKLARDPDIERVDIAGPGFINLTLKPAIWGDVLRAVLTQGPDYGRGTLGAGQPVNVEYVSANPTGPMHVGHTRGAVFGDALASLLDFAGFKPTREYYINDAGAQVDVLARSAHLRYREALGEDIGEIPAGLYPGDYLKPVGAALVREFGDTLKGDEAEWLPKVRERTIAAMLDMIRDDLASLGIAHEVFFSERSLTADGDDKIAETIEFLRAKGLIYEGRLAPPKGKLPDDWEDREQTLFRATDFGDDVDRALKKSDGSYTYFAADMAYHKTKIERGFRTLINVLGADHGGYIKRLTAAVKALSGGEAQVDVKICQLVRLFRGGEPVKMSKRAGSFVTLREVVDEVGAGPVRFIMLTRKNDATLDFDFEKVLEQSNDNPVFYVQYAHARASSVLGKAHEGFPDMDLSTDSLAKADFSLLVDDAEVALVKKLAEYPRLVEQAAQAHEPHRVAFYAHEIAALFHSLWARGKELPHLRFMVPASSDITMARMALITGTALVLRSSLKLLGVEAISEMR
- a CDS encoding M15 family metallopeptidase; translated protein: MRGGEMDRRSFALALFLVVAGLTPVPARADLPDGFVYLRDVAPDIEQDMRYAGLNNFTGAPVPGYEAGECVLRRDAAEALKRAQRSAQALGLSLKVFDCYRPERAVRAFGAWARAREDGRTKSQYPHLSKDALVPHYIASQSSHSTGLAVDLTLVRQGAGDRPPLVRDTCTAPPHAPAAQADDSKDKLGNTANAVALGKLGPGELDMGTSFDCFDRASNTAFPGLTPEQRRSRDLLVTLMERAGFTNYPAEWWHFSLARAANRRSHDFPITSRPQQ